TGGCAGTCCTTTTTCTTGAGATGTCCCAAAACCTCGACACCCGATAAATCGGGAAGCAAAAGGTCCAGTAAAATGATGTCCGGAGGATCCTTAAAAATCTCTATCAGTGCCTCGTTGGCCAGATGAACATAGGTTACGTCATAGCCTTCTTTGCTTAAGACTTTTTCCAAAGACCAGCAGATAAGC
The Calditrichota bacterium genome window above contains:
- a CDS encoding response regulator, which encodes MIKGKVLIVDDDKLICWSLEKVLSKEGYDVTYVHLANEALIEIFKDPPDIILLDLLLPDLSGVEVLGHLKKKDC